In Arthrobacter sp. B3I4, the following proteins share a genomic window:
- a CDS encoding inositol monophosphatase family protein encodes MSPSPAELPEPAAFLELARQAAAAGAAVLAGRSTATLGVSNKGDVGDWVTQFDLAAEAAVREVITRARPGDAITGEEGGTVLPGTASGFRWSVDPLDGTTNFIRNIVYYATSVAVAAPDGTWLAGVVHAPALRRVYYASRGQGAWLEEDGQRTPLDGPVPDRAGQILATGFSYDPAVRAEQAAGLAGLMGGFADVRRLGSAALDLCLVADGTHDAYGERGLNEHDFAAGALIAEEAGCWVRRPRLTSVLDGGPSDEERLAAWTCAGPLELSGKFPL; translated from the coding sequence GTGAGCCCGAGCCCGGCCGAGCTTCCGGAACCGGCGGCGTTCCTGGAACTCGCCCGGCAGGCCGCCGCCGCCGGAGCAGCGGTGCTGGCCGGACGGAGCACGGCCACGCTGGGTGTCAGTAACAAGGGGGACGTGGGGGACTGGGTCACCCAGTTCGACCTGGCCGCCGAGGCCGCCGTCCGCGAAGTCATCACCCGCGCACGGCCCGGGGACGCGATTACCGGGGAGGAAGGCGGGACGGTGCTGCCCGGCACCGCTAGCGGCTTCCGCTGGTCGGTCGACCCGCTGGACGGCACCACCAACTTCATCCGCAACATTGTCTACTACGCGACGTCGGTGGCGGTGGCAGCACCCGACGGCACCTGGCTGGCCGGCGTCGTGCACGCTCCGGCGCTGCGTCGGGTCTACTATGCCTCCCGCGGCCAGGGCGCGTGGTTGGAGGAAGACGGGCAGCGGACGCCGCTCGACGGACCCGTCCCGGACCGTGCCGGGCAAATCCTGGCGACGGGTTTCAGCTATGATCCGGCGGTCCGCGCCGAGCAGGCGGCCGGGCTTGCCGGCCTGATGGGCGGCTTCGCCGACGTCCGACGGCTGGGATCCGCCGCGCTGGACCTCTGCTTGGTAGCCGACGGCACCCACGACGCCTACGGCGAACGGGGCCTCAACGAACACGACTTTGCGGCTGGCGCGCTGATCGCCGAAGAGGCAGGCTGCTGGGTGCGGCGGCCCCGGCTCACCAGCGTGCTCGACGGCGGCCCCTCCGACGAGGAGCGGCTCGCGGCGTGGACCTGCGCCGGGCCTCTGGAACTGTCCGGCAAGTTCCCGCTCTAA
- the ligA gene encoding NAD-dependent DNA ligase LigA, with amino-acid sequence MSTAKTAADTENLSPRGELVPSEAIRAEYETLVEEVRKHRFAYYQEDAPLISDAEFDELYRRLETIEATHPELVANDSPTQEVGGEVSAAFAAVEHVTRMYSLEDVFSVEEVEAWIAKAEAGIAKIGNGGTPPSWLTELKIDGLAVNLLYRDGVLVRAATRGDGTTGEDITHNVLTIKEIPQQLKGGNFPAEMEIRGEVFIPSKAFAEFNDALIAEGKAPLANPRNAAAGSLRQKDPAETAKRPLKMYVHGIGAREGLETVSQSDTYRQLAEWGLPTSPYFEVLPGLAEVLDFIKRYGDKRHSLSHEIDGIVVKVDDFATQRALGYTSRVPRWAVAYKYPPEEVNTKLLDIAVNVGRTGRVTPYGVMVPVKVAGSTVGMATLHNQDVVKAKGVKIGDIVVLRKAGDVIPEIVGPVLALRDAQDPPVRDFVMPTECPSCGTPLAPGKEGDVDIRCPNARSCPAQLRERVFHLAGRGAFDIEALGWEAAIALTQPAEPAVAPLTTEATLFRLKPEDLAAVRIRREKRAKGVATGEFELVPYFYTKGTAKSPSKPTASTEKLFNELEKAKTQPLWRVLVALSIRHVGPRASRALATAFGTMDAIRQASEEELAGVDGVGPVIAVALKEWFAEDWHREIVDSWAADGVRMEDERDESTPRTLEGLTVVVTGSLEGFSRDEAKEAILVRGGKAAGSVSKNTSYVVAGENAGTKLDKAEQLGLPVLDEDGFRALLASGPAGVGGGAADSDGGSAADGTADDAADASDAEDRDDAEDHQEAAE; translated from the coding sequence GTGAGCACAGCGAAGACTGCAGCAGACACTGAAAATCTGAGCCCTCGCGGGGAACTCGTTCCGTCCGAGGCCATCCGCGCGGAGTACGAGACGCTGGTCGAAGAGGTCCGCAAGCACCGCTTCGCGTACTACCAGGAGGACGCGCCGCTGATCTCCGACGCCGAGTTTGACGAGCTCTACCGGCGGCTGGAAACCATCGAGGCCACCCACCCCGAACTCGTGGCCAACGACTCGCCCACCCAGGAAGTCGGCGGCGAGGTGTCCGCCGCGTTCGCCGCCGTCGAGCACGTGACCCGGATGTACAGCCTCGAGGACGTGTTCTCGGTCGAGGAGGTCGAGGCCTGGATCGCCAAGGCCGAGGCCGGCATCGCCAAGATCGGCAACGGCGGCACCCCGCCGTCGTGGCTCACCGAACTGAAGATCGACGGCCTCGCCGTCAACCTGCTCTACCGCGACGGCGTGCTGGTCCGTGCCGCCACCCGCGGCGACGGGACCACCGGTGAAGACATCACGCACAACGTCCTGACCATCAAGGAAATCCCGCAGCAGCTCAAGGGCGGCAACTTTCCCGCCGAGATGGAAATCCGCGGCGAAGTTTTCATCCCGTCCAAGGCGTTCGCGGAGTTTAACGACGCGCTGATCGCCGAGGGCAAGGCGCCGCTGGCCAACCCGCGCAACGCCGCCGCCGGCTCACTGCGGCAAAAGGACCCGGCCGAGACCGCCAAGCGGCCGCTGAAAATGTACGTGCACGGCATCGGCGCCCGCGAAGGCCTTGAAACGGTCAGCCAGTCGGACACCTACCGCCAGCTCGCCGAGTGGGGCCTGCCCACCAGCCCGTACTTCGAGGTCCTGCCGGGGCTGGCCGAGGTGCTGGATTTCATCAAGCGCTACGGCGACAAGCGCCACAGCCTCAGCCACGAAATCGACGGCATCGTGGTCAAGGTGGACGACTTCGCCACCCAGCGTGCCCTCGGCTACACCTCCCGGGTGCCGCGTTGGGCGGTGGCCTACAAGTATCCGCCGGAAGAGGTCAACACCAAGCTGCTGGACATTGCCGTCAACGTCGGCCGCACCGGACGCGTCACCCCGTACGGGGTGATGGTGCCGGTCAAGGTGGCCGGTTCCACCGTGGGAATGGCCACCCTGCACAACCAGGACGTCGTCAAGGCCAAGGGTGTCAAGATCGGCGACATCGTGGTGCTGCGCAAGGCCGGGGACGTCATCCCGGAAATTGTCGGTCCCGTGCTCGCCCTCCGCGACGCCCAGGACCCGCCGGTGCGCGACTTCGTGATGCCCACGGAATGCCCGTCCTGCGGCACGCCGCTGGCCCCCGGCAAGGAGGGTGATGTCGACATCCGCTGCCCCAACGCCCGCTCCTGCCCGGCGCAGCTGCGCGAACGGGTTTTCCACCTGGCCGGCCGCGGCGCCTTCGACATCGAGGCCCTCGGCTGGGAAGCGGCGATCGCGCTGACCCAGCCGGCCGAGCCCGCCGTCGCGCCGCTCACCACCGAAGCGACGCTGTTCCGGCTCAAGCCCGAGGACCTCGCTGCTGTCCGGATCCGCCGGGAAAAACGCGCCAAGGGAGTGGCCACCGGTGAGTTCGAACTGGTGCCGTACTTCTACACCAAGGGCACGGCCAAGAGCCCGTCCAAACCGACCGCGAGCACGGAAAAGCTCTTCAATGAGCTCGAAAAAGCTAAAACCCAGCCGCTGTGGCGCGTCCTCGTGGCGCTGTCCATCCGGCACGTTGGGCCGCGGGCGTCCCGGGCCCTGGCCACCGCCTTCGGCACGATGGACGCGATCCGGCAGGCTTCCGAGGAGGAACTTGCCGGCGTCGACGGCGTCGGCCCGGTCATTGCCGTGGCGCTGAAGGAATGGTTCGCCGAGGACTGGCACCGCGAGATCGTGGACAGCTGGGCGGCCGACGGCGTCCGGATGGAAGACGAGCGTGACGAGTCCACTCCGCGGACCCTCGAGGGCCTCACCGTGGTGGTCACCGGCAGCCTGGAAGGGTTCAGCCGGGACGAGGCCAAGGAAGCCATCCTGGTCCGCGGCGGTAAGGCCGCAGGGTCGGTGTCCAAAAACACCAGCTATGTGGTGGCGGGTGAGAATGCCGGCACCAAGCTGGACAAAGCCGAGCAGCTGGGCCTGCCGGTACTGGACGAGGACGGCTTCCGGGCGCTGCTCGCCAGCGGCCCGGCCGGCGTCGGCGGCGGCGCCGCGGACAGCGACGGCGGCTCCGCAGCTGACGGCACCGCTGACGATGCGGCCGACGCGTCCGACGCCGAAGACCGGGACGACGCCGAAGACCACCAGGAAGCCGCGGAGTGA
- a CDS encoding serine/threonine-protein kinase: MNAKRPVAPPPDIPGFTYVSLLGSGGFSDVYLYEQDRPRRKVAVKVLLSDLKTEGARRRFESEANLMAQLSSHPYIVTIFEAEITDGGHSYLAMEYCSRPSLDVRYRRQRFSTDEVLAVGIQVASAVETAHRAGIAHRDIKPANILVTDYNRPALTDFGISGTLAGDQDEDAGMSIPWSPPEQFSDRQVDGVLVDVWALGATLYTLLAGRSPFVLPGADNSQRELISRITNLPLPKLGRADVPASLELALATAMAKSPASRYSSAHAFALALQRIQAELNLSVTPFEVLEEPRADEPHPDDSFEETRVRSVAAIDPDATGHGPTFPVRVPGPDTAATFPRPAFPGPDSGPPVSGSETVQRPAGASVVVPPPPAAVQRSPAPAQPFSPRPRAAEDDDVAATVNRSSLAPPEDPAGGTSGAPGGHSRRNLVLSVVAGAVLAVAAVVGVVAGTTRPEPAPKASEQVSKPPADALDNGTVPDVEGLTGAADGAGKFIFTWQNPQPKPGDKYKWRTYSLQGSGEFQAATETKVQVQPNPAGETCIQVMIVRADGASSPMEQSSIACAKKS, from the coding sequence GTGAACGCCAAACGCCCGGTCGCGCCGCCGCCGGACATTCCCGGCTTCACCTACGTCAGCCTGCTGGGCTCCGGCGGGTTCTCCGACGTCTACCTGTACGAACAGGACCGGCCGCGGCGCAAGGTGGCGGTCAAGGTACTGCTCTCGGATCTGAAGACCGAAGGCGCCCGCCGCCGGTTCGAATCCGAAGCGAACCTGATGGCGCAGCTGTCCTCCCATCCCTACATCGTGACGATCTTCGAAGCGGAAATCACCGACGGCGGCCACTCCTACCTGGCCATGGAGTACTGCTCCCGGCCGAGCCTGGATGTCCGCTACCGCCGGCAGCGCTTCAGCACCGACGAGGTGCTCGCCGTGGGCATCCAAGTGGCTTCCGCCGTCGAGACCGCCCACCGCGCCGGGATCGCGCACCGGGACATCAAACCGGCCAACATTCTGGTCACGGACTACAACCGGCCGGCCCTGACGGACTTCGGCATCTCCGGCACCCTCGCCGGGGACCAGGACGAGGACGCGGGCATGTCCATCCCGTGGTCCCCGCCGGAGCAGTTCAGCGATCGGCAGGTCGACGGCGTGTTGGTGGACGTGTGGGCGCTCGGCGCCACCCTTTACACCCTGCTGGCGGGCCGGTCCCCGTTCGTGTTGCCGGGGGCGGACAACTCCCAGCGGGAGCTCATTTCCCGCATCACGAACCTGCCGTTGCCGAAGCTGGGCCGCGCCGACGTTCCCGCGTCGCTGGAACTGGCCCTGGCCACGGCGATGGCCAAGTCGCCCGCCTCCCGGTACTCATCCGCGCACGCTTTCGCGTTGGCGCTGCAGCGTATCCAGGCGGAGCTGAACCTTTCCGTGACGCCTTTCGAAGTGCTCGAGGAACCCCGCGCCGACGAACCGCACCCGGATGACAGCTTCGAGGAGACCCGGGTCCGCAGCGTCGCCGCCATCGACCCGGACGCCACCGGCCACGGCCCCACGTTCCCGGTACGGGTTCCCGGTCCCGACACTGCCGCAACTTTTCCGAGACCGGCGTTTCCCGGCCCGGACTCCGGCCCTCCGGTCTCCGGCAGCGAGACCGTCCAGCGGCCGGCCGGGGCGTCGGTCGTCGTCCCGCCGCCGCCGGCAGCCGTGCAGCGGTCGCCGGCACCCGCGCAACCCTTTTCGCCGCGGCCCCGGGCGGCCGAGGACGACGACGTCGCGGCCACCGTCAACCGCTCCAGCCTGGCGCCGCCGGAGGATCCCGCCGGCGGAACCAGCGGAGCCCCGGGAGGCCACAGCCGGCGGAACCTGGTCCTCTCGGTCGTGGCCGGGGCGGTCCTGGCAGTTGCGGCCGTCGTCGGTGTAGTCGCGGGAACCACGAGGCCAGAGCCGGCGCCCAAAGCGTCGGAACAGGTGTCCAAGCCGCCTGCCGACGCCCTCGACAACGGCACGGTTCCGGACGTCGAAGGGCTCACCGGGGCTGCTGACGGTGCCGGCAAGTTCATCTTCACCTGGCAGAACCCGCAGCCCAAGCCCGGCGACAAGTACAAGTGGCGGACCTACTCGCTTCAGGGCAGCGGGGAATTCCAGGCCGCCACCGAGACCAAAGTCCAGGTGCAGCCCAACCCGGCCGGGGAGACCTGCATCCAGGTGATGATCGTCCGGGCTGACGGGGCGTCCTCACCGATGGAACAAAGCTCCATCGCCTGCGCCAAGAAATCCTGA
- a CDS encoding FtsK/SpoIIIE domain-containing protein encodes MRIRLTLRRDPAEAKDLAVTVDGLATVADIATELWAADPARRGTAPPSNLSLRIEEAFAAGGLLGSVLNRQDNLLESGLRPGSIISLTQVSEQFAEPGASRGPAAATLRVLSGPDVGREFPLPSGTSYIGRDRDVDIRLTDPLTSKRHARITVGESVEIVDTNSANGLLMDGLPVTRATLNSSDTVTLGDTTVSVVSLGGGQGAAPSSPLIEFNRSPRVVPRFEPHTRTLPAGPKRQERQPFPYIMLVAPLMMGAVLFAVTQNMMSGIFMLMMPLFVVGHYVDQKMQSKRERKEQLKSFRAAMAAFRHDITELQKVERSVRLQEAPSVSDTVDSIYKLGPLLWTHRPEHSGFLGLRFGLGTAPSRVQFEEPHSNETEPEYMAEIQQCLTQFSTIEGVPIVSQLRTAGSFGLAGARGLVDDVARGMVLQLVGLHSPAEVVLTAITSAQSKDRWEWLQWLPHAGSGHSPLTGDHLAAGPAGGSALLAKLEDLIDQREAAAQSPRPELRAGIAADHGQGGEVPAPQLPTVLLVVEDDAPVDRGRLTRVLERGPDSGVHVMWVATSVQQLPAACRDFMAVDGEHGTTTGQVRLGRHTFPVSCESLDAGLAAQLARMLAPVVDVGKPLEDDSDLPRAVSYATLIGKDFLDNPQAVADRWSENNSVRATAKPNRKDNGTLRALVGSKGIEPLYLDLKNEGPHALVGGTTGAGKSEFLQSWVMGMAAAYSPDRVSFLFVDYKGGAAFADCLHLPHTVGLVTDLSPHLVRRALTSLRAELHHREKLLNRKKAKDLLELQRQADPEAPPYLIIIVDEFAALATEVPEFVDGVVDVAARGRSLGLHLILATQRPAGVIKESLRANTNLRVALRMADEDDAVDILGVPTAAYFDPSIPGRGAAKTGPGRIQGFQTGYAGGWTTEKPQRPQIDVVEMAFGSGAAWAAPAAAVPEQEQFAGPNDIARMTANIVKAADVLAIEPPRKPWLDELATTYDFSRLPNPRTDERLLLGVADDPAHQDQPTVFYEPDRDGNMAIYGTGGSGKSAALRGIAAAAAVTPRGGPVNVYGIDCGSSGLKMLDALPHVGEVINGDDVERVGRLLRWLRDLADDRSARYAEVRASTIVEYRRLANMPDEKRIFVLVDGMSAFREAYEYSKLSALWDIFLQLATDGRPLGIHLVVTGDRPNAVPPSLLASIQRRLVLRLSSEEDYLSMDVPRDVLGAGTPPGRGLLEGLEVQLAVLGGNSNLAVQAREVHKLREAMLRQGVERAPQIERLPDSVDLDLLPAGSPDLPVIGVDDETLQPAEILAKGPLLLAGPPGSGRTVALVTLGYALRRSNPGVELIYLGSRRSASASLKLWDRSVVGTDDVEEALDELVDYATGTPGKLAIFIEGLTEFTDTLAETGLLRLVTASIKAEQWVVGESETSTWSSAWSLAQPFKSGRRGLLLNPGDIEGDSLLSTSLGRISGDFIPGRGYIVGRGKVRKLQVALPPENRP; translated from the coding sequence ATGAGAATCCGGCTTACGCTGCGGCGCGACCCCGCCGAGGCCAAGGACCTGGCCGTCACCGTCGACGGCCTTGCCACCGTGGCCGACATCGCCACCGAACTGTGGGCGGCGGACCCCGCGCGGCGCGGAACTGCGCCGCCGTCGAACCTCTCGCTGCGCATCGAGGAAGCCTTCGCCGCCGGGGGCCTGCTGGGCAGCGTCCTGAACCGGCAGGACAACCTGCTGGAATCCGGGCTCCGGCCCGGCTCCATAATTTCGCTTACCCAGGTCAGCGAACAGTTCGCGGAACCCGGGGCGAGCCGGGGACCGGCCGCGGCGACCCTGCGCGTGCTCTCCGGCCCCGACGTCGGACGCGAATTCCCGCTGCCCTCCGGCACCAGCTACATCGGCCGGGACCGCGACGTGGACATCCGGCTGACTGACCCGTTGACCTCCAAGCGGCACGCCCGGATCACGGTGGGCGAGAGCGTCGAGATCGTCGACACGAACTCCGCCAACGGCCTGCTGATGGACGGCCTGCCCGTCACGCGCGCCACGCTGAACTCCTCTGACACCGTCACGCTCGGCGACACCACCGTCTCCGTGGTGTCGCTGGGCGGCGGCCAGGGGGCGGCCCCCAGTTCGCCGCTGATCGAGTTCAACCGCTCGCCGCGCGTGGTGCCGAGGTTCGAGCCGCACACACGCACCCTGCCGGCCGGGCCGAAGCGCCAGGAACGCCAGCCGTTCCCCTACATCATGCTGGTGGCGCCGCTGATGATGGGCGCCGTCCTCTTCGCCGTCACGCAAAACATGATGTCCGGGATCTTCATGCTGATGATGCCGCTGTTCGTGGTGGGACATTATGTGGACCAGAAGATGCAGTCCAAGCGCGAGCGCAAGGAACAGCTCAAATCCTTCCGCGCCGCGATGGCTGCGTTCCGTCACGACATCACCGAGCTGCAGAAGGTGGAACGCTCGGTCCGGCTGCAGGAAGCGCCGTCCGTCAGCGACACCGTGGACTCCATCTACAAACTCGGCCCGCTGCTGTGGACCCACCGGCCCGAACACAGCGGGTTCCTGGGGTTGCGGTTCGGCCTGGGCACGGCGCCGTCCCGGGTCCAGTTCGAAGAACCGCACAGCAACGAGACCGAGCCCGAATACATGGCCGAGATCCAGCAGTGCCTGACCCAGTTCAGCACCATCGAGGGCGTGCCGATCGTCTCCCAGCTGCGCACCGCCGGCTCCTTCGGCCTCGCCGGCGCCCGCGGCCTGGTGGACGACGTCGCCCGCGGCATGGTGCTCCAGCTCGTCGGCCTGCACTCGCCGGCCGAAGTGGTGCTGACCGCCATCACCTCGGCGCAGTCCAAGGACCGCTGGGAATGGCTGCAGTGGTTGCCCCACGCCGGCTCCGGCCACAGCCCGCTCACCGGTGACCACCTCGCCGCCGGACCTGCCGGCGGCAGCGCCCTGCTCGCCAAGCTCGAAGACCTGATTGACCAGCGCGAGGCGGCGGCCCAGTCGCCGCGCCCGGAGCTGCGGGCCGGCATCGCGGCTGACCACGGGCAGGGCGGGGAAGTCCCGGCCCCGCAGCTGCCCACCGTGCTGCTGGTGGTCGAAGACGACGCGCCGGTGGACCGCGGACGGCTCACCCGGGTGCTGGAACGCGGTCCGGACTCCGGCGTGCACGTGATGTGGGTGGCCACCTCCGTCCAGCAGCTCCCGGCGGCGTGCCGGGACTTCATGGCAGTCGACGGCGAACACGGCACCACCACCGGGCAGGTCCGGCTCGGCCGGCACACCTTCCCGGTCAGCTGCGAAAGCCTCGACGCCGGGCTCGCCGCGCAGCTGGCACGTATGCTCGCGCCCGTGGTCGACGTCGGCAAGCCGCTCGAGGACGACTCCGACCTGCCCCGCGCGGTGTCTTACGCGACCCTGATCGGCAAGGACTTCCTGGACAACCCGCAGGCCGTCGCCGACCGCTGGAGCGAGAACAACTCCGTCCGCGCCACCGCCAAACCCAACCGCAAGGACAACGGCACGCTCCGCGCCCTGGTCGGTTCCAAGGGCATCGAGCCGCTCTACCTCGACCTGAAAAACGAGGGCCCGCACGCGCTGGTCGGCGGCACCACCGGCGCCGGCAAGTCCGAGTTCCTGCAGTCCTGGGTGATGGGCATGGCCGCGGCGTACAGCCCGGACCGGGTGAGCTTCCTGTTCGTGGATTACAAGGGCGGCGCCGCGTTCGCGGACTGCCTGCACCTGCCGCACACCGTCGGCCTGGTCACCGACCTCTCGCCGCACCTGGTCCGCCGCGCCCTGACCTCGCTCCGGGCCGAACTGCACCACCGCGAGAAGCTGCTCAACCGCAAGAAAGCCAAGGACCTGCTGGAACTCCAGCGCCAGGCCGACCCGGAAGCGCCGCCGTACCTGATCATCATCGTGGACGAATTCGCCGCCCTCGCCACCGAGGTGCCGGAGTTCGTCGACGGCGTCGTCGACGTCGCCGCCCGCGGCCGCTCGTTGGGCCTGCACCTGATCCTGGCCACGCAGCGCCCGGCCGGCGTGATTAAGGAGAGCCTGCGCGCCAACACCAACCTGCGCGTGGCGCTGCGGATGGCGGACGAGGACGACGCCGTCGACATACTCGGCGTGCCCACCGCCGCATACTTTGACCCCTCCATCCCCGGCCGCGGCGCGGCCAAAACCGGGCCGGGCCGGATCCAGGGCTTCCAGACCGGGTACGCCGGCGGCTGGACCACGGAGAAGCCGCAACGACCGCAGATCGACGTCGTCGAAATGGCCTTTGGCTCCGGCGCCGCGTGGGCAGCGCCGGCCGCGGCGGTGCCGGAGCAGGAGCAGTTCGCCGGGCCCAACGACATCGCCCGGATGACGGCCAACATCGTCAAGGCAGCCGACGTCCTCGCCATCGAGCCGCCGCGCAAGCCCTGGCTGGATGAGCTGGCGACCACCTACGACTTCTCCCGGCTGCCGAACCCGCGCACCGACGAGCGGCTGCTCCTGGGCGTGGCGGACGATCCTGCGCACCAGGACCAGCCGACGGTGTTTTACGAGCCGGACCGCGACGGAAACATGGCCATCTACGGCACCGGCGGCTCGGGCAAGTCCGCCGCGCTGCGCGGCATTGCGGCCGCCGCCGCCGTCACCCCGCGCGGCGGGCCGGTGAACGTTTACGGTATCGACTGCGGCTCCTCCGGCCTGAAGATGCTGGATGCGCTGCCGCACGTCGGCGAGGTCATCAACGGCGACGACGTCGAACGTGTCGGCAGGCTGCTGCGCTGGCTGCGGGACCTCGCCGACGACCGCTCGGCCCGCTACGCCGAGGTCCGGGCGTCCACCATCGTGGAGTACCGCCGGCTGGCCAACATGCCCGACGAAAAGCGCATCTTCGTCCTGGTCGACGGCATGTCCGCGTTCCGCGAAGCCTACGAATACAGCAAGCTCTCCGCGCTGTGGGATATCTTCCTGCAGCTGGCCACTGACGGCCGCCCCCTCGGCATCCACCTCGTGGTCACCGGCGACCGGCCCAACGCCGTGCCGCCGTCGTTGCTGGCCTCGATCCAGCGCCGGCTGGTGCTGCGGCTCTCCTCCGAGGAGGACTACCTGTCGATGGACGTGCCGCGGGACGTGCTGGGTGCCGGAACGCCTCCGGGCCGCGGCCTGCTGGAGGGACTGGAGGTGCAGCTGGCGGTGCTGGGCGGCAACTCCAACCTCGCAGTGCAGGCCCGCGAGGTGCATAAACTTCGCGAGGCCATGCTGCGGCAGGGCGTGGAGCGCGCACCGCAGATCGAACGCCTGCCCGACTCGGTCGATCTGGACCTGCTCCCCGCGGGCAGCCCCGACCTGCCGGTGATCGGCGTCGACGACGAGACCCTGCAGCCGGCCGAGATCCTGGCGAAGGGCCCGCTGTTGCTGGCCGGTCCGCCAGGGTCCGGCCGGACCGTGGCGCTGGTGACCCTCGGCTACGCCCTGCGCCGCTCCAACCCGGGCGTGGAACTGATCTACCTGGGGTCCCGGCGGTCCGCCTCGGCGTCGCTGAAGCTCTGGGACCGCTCGGTGGTGGGCACGGACGACGTCGAGGAAGCGCTCGACGAACTGGTGGACTACGCCACCGGCACCCCCGGCAAGCTGGCGATCTTCATCGAAGGCCTGACGGAGTTCACCGACACCTTGGCCGAGACCGGGCTGCTCCGGCTGGTCACGGCGTCGATCAAGGCCGAGCAGTGGGTGGTGGGTGAATCCGAAACCTCTACCTGGTCCTCGGCCTGGTCCCTGGCGCAGCCGTTCAAGTCCGGCCGCCGCGGCCTGCTGCTCAACCCCGGCGACATCGAGGGGGACAGCCTGCTCAGCACCTCGCTGGGCCGGATCAGCGGCGACTTCATTCCGGGCCGCGGCTACATCGTCGGCCGCGGCAAAGTCCGCAAGCTCCAGGTCGCACTGCCGCCCGAGAACCGCCCCTGA
- a CDS encoding GNAT family N-acetyltransferase: MHSQILIRPAVPDDYDAVARITRDAYLAAGYFQDADHPYMQQIQKVAQRHEDATIWVAQRDDEVVGSVTLAVAGEPYADIAQPDELEFRMLVVDPAVQRSGAGKAMVKAIIEHAKTLPGVTGVALTTGVTWESAHGLYQKTGFQRVPERDWFVPDTDIKLLVYRLDL, from the coding sequence GTGCATTCGCAGATCCTTATTCGCCCCGCCGTCCCTGACGACTACGACGCCGTCGCCCGCATCACCCGGGACGCGTACCTGGCCGCCGGCTACTTCCAGGACGCCGACCACCCCTACATGCAGCAAATCCAGAAAGTCGCCCAGCGGCACGAGGACGCAACCATCTGGGTAGCCCAGCGGGATGACGAGGTAGTAGGGTCGGTGACCCTCGCCGTCGCCGGGGAGCCCTACGCGGACATCGCGCAGCCGGACGAGCTGGAATTCCGGATGCTCGTGGTGGATCCCGCCGTCCAGCGCAGCGGCGCCGGCAAGGCCATGGTCAAGGCCATCATCGAGCACGCCAAGACCCTTCCGGGCGTTACCGGCGTGGCGCTGACCACCGGGGTGACCTGGGAGAGCGCCCATGGCCTGTACCAGAAGACCGGCTTCCAGCGCGTTCCCGAGCGCGACTGGTTCGTCCCGGACACGGACATCAAGCTCTTGGTTTACCGCTTGGACCTCTAG